The region CCTGTCGTCAGGCCCGTCTTTCGCCCGAAACACCGCCTCTTCCTCTTTCAGACAAACGCAAGCCGGCTGTCCACCAGCGAATGTCCCCAAACGTGCTTCTGAAGCATCCTCCAAAGCTTCCGCATCTGCCGCGCACCCTCGCGCCTCCTCATCTTTGTCCTCGCCCAAGAAGACCCAGAGTAAGAAGGGACCTCCAAGCATTGGCACACAGAGTATCAGGCCATCGGCAGGCATCAGCATGCCACCAAACATCAGGCCCACTTCGGAAATCAGGATCCCAGCGAGTGCTAGGGCACCAGCGAGTGCCAGGATCCCAGCGAGTGCTAGGGCACCAGCGAGTGCCAGGGCACCAGCGTGTGCCAGGGCTCCCTCGAGTGCCAGGGCTCCCTCGAGTGCCAGGGCTCCCTCGAGTGCCAGGACATCACCAGGCATCAGCACACCACCAAACATCAGGCCCCCTTTGAAAGGCAGGGCACCTGCAAGCGTCAAGACTCTTTCGAGTGCGAGATCACCTCCTAATTCCAAGACGTCGTCAACCGTCGGGAAGCCTCTGGACTCGACAGACCCCAACTCCCCGGCCTCCTCTAAAAGCCACAGAGGTGACGGAAGCTTCTCGGACAAGTCCGGCCAATCGCGGCGTTCGCTCGAGGTCCGCAAACCCAGCTGGAGATAACACGAGACACGGATAACATGAACCACCACAAGCAGATACTCTCTTCACGAAATGAGCATTTGTGATCATTCCATGCTACCTGCTTGGCTTTACTCAATAAATGGAGCAATTTGTACTGAGAACAGTGAATTCCTTGATAGATGAGCTGTCAACTTGACTGACATGTCcatttctgtgtcactgagagtCTGGTGGCTTTGGGAAGCTGTCGCTCATCGAAGAAAAATGTCTCGGGGAACCTTCGCAATGCCAAGATTAGAAAAAGTTAGAAAAAGTATTTGTATGAAAATGCAGGAACTGTAGTAGAACCCTTCCATTTTTCGCTGCTTTGCTTTTCTTCCCCTCGCCCACAGTCCAATGAGAGTGGTATTGTCCGGAGAAGAGTCGCCTGAGGAGCAATTGTTGGTGTAGAggagtggggcgcgcccccctaggcggtgcgataccaagggggggacaccagggaacatgcttttcCTTTGGCTGTACTAGATTAAAGGAGTATCCGCTCTAAAGTGGAGAGAGCACGGAACACTCATACACCGCACAGAGCAGGggataaaaagtatttttattgtattttttccaacataaaatggcagttggtcaagaataTTTAGAgtttaaataaattataattcatttttaatttcaggcaaagtgatgcacatGGAAtttgttctgttacagactaaaaaacaatgttattaatagGTATTCTTTATTGAAGTTTGATCtttcctttttatttatattttgttttctttaatgttaataacatggggagggggggggggcgcgaaatgATTTCTTCTccttgaaagagagagagtaggtGATAACGGAAATGGAGGTGTGAACATGGGGGTTGTGGGGGGAACTGTACTCAGCCAGCTCGGCCTCCTGTTAAAGTTTCCAAAGGGTGCTCCCATCTTGTGGACCGTTTGACCTTTTGTGAAAACAACTGTGGCGCCTAAGCGTTCGTTCTCATATCAAAGTTTGAAGAGAGGAAGTGATGATGCTTCCAGCCAGTTGTCGGGCGAGCGCACCAACTGGGTCTTGGCCACCCGGTCGGCTGCTTTTGCCACGCAAGAGTTGGCCGACGACATCGCGGGCCAGATAGTCGGCGAAAGTATCCAAGGCGGATCCGGGAATGCAGGTGGGCGGATTGGATCGCTGCTGCGCTTCCTTCACGTGTCCGGACAACCCGCTGGGATTTTCAGTCAATGTATTCATCGTGGCTCCCTATTGATATGGAAACAGAGTTGATCAGAAAGATCGGATCAAGGCCAGTCCGATCAAAGCAGCAGcagtggtgattttttttttgtttgttttatcacGCCATCAATGCAATGCATAATAACAACATGCACACACTTTGCGAAAATATTACTACAAAAAGAGTACAatgcagaaaacaaaaacaaataaatgcaatCTTAGTTACATCGAACTCACCGGAAGATTTTCTCAATGCTCCCACGACACTTGTGACACTGAGTTTGAACACAAACCACCACACTCACTTCCTGAGCCTTTAACAGGAAGTgtattgagtgtgtgtgtgtgtgtgcattaatATCCTTGATATGACAAGAAATCGAGTGTGTTGTTTGCATTGTATTCGTGCTGTCATCCTGACCTCTGAGGCCTATCTGGAACAATTGCTGGGATGTGTGTAAAGTTTGCAAGTAGTAATAATTGACTAAGTGTCATCACTTGGtgaggaaaaaaagcacatgAATGAATCTAAATGGGACTGTGTGTATGGTAGTGTCAagtattgtattttttcataGGACAGTATTCGTTGGTCACGTGTTTCAAACCTATATAAATTCCTATTGGTCGTTTCCCAGCCTTGGCCCTTTGTGTGTTTGAAAGTAATGCAGAATCTCCCGGTAACATTTGGAGCTCGACGACAAATATAAGATGAGAAGTTgactttgtttttgcatttaatGACCTTTTAGATGACCTATAAAATAGCACCAATCAACTGAGTTACTTGGTGTTTGGCTTTGAATGCAGTAAGACCACGCGTCTCTCTCCCACTTGGGAGAAGACATCAAAAAAACGAGCAGTCCTTCAAAGCTGCATTCCTAGGAGCTCGCTGATTGGTCCGCACTGCTTTAATTCTAGCCAATCGCGAGGCTGCACCAGGATTCGAGTCTGCAAAAGAAAACAACGTCGGTCTTGGCGGTTGGTAAAGCACGGCTTCCAATCTTCTTCAAGTGAACATACTCCGCCGTTTCCCAAGCGTTCCACTTGCGGGCATCGTCACACAAGGTAAGCAAAGCGCTCCTGTTGACAGTTTGGATGCAAGCGAGTTCAGAGATTCGCGTGTGGTCGATACAAGTCGATACAGAATTGCTCCACTTTGGAGGCCTGAGCTTTGGGGCTTGCGCGTGCCCCCCGATGCCAAACGCTCTTTTGTGCAGGTGCCATGCCTTCCGTCAGAGGCAGGAGAGGCCTTGTTGCTGCTGCCCTTAATGTTCCCGTtgaggtaggcaaaaaatggaGCCGGGTTATGCGTGTGCATGTTGTGACGCCCCTGTCCCGCTCAATCATCTCGGttgttttgcagcagcagcagcagcagcagcatgaagAGCAAGAAGTTTCAAAGTCCAAGAGGTCCACTTCGCCTTGCCTCGGAGTCCCCAAGCTCAAGAAGAGGACAGCCCTGGTCGACATGACCAATGTGAGCATCGCATATTGTTTCACCTCTAAAATTCACTACCAACCATCACGGCCATAGTCATCAAAGTGTGACATGGCTGCGTGTCTTAACCAATAAGAATCACAGCATTTTTGATGATTTCAGCACTCCTGGTTTATGTTTGAATCCTAGCGAATCAATCACAACCAAGTTAGCAATCAACAATCAATGCTCGTTTTTTGGAGCCATTACACGAAACGATCGTTTTCCTGCCGCACACCCGAGGATCCCTTGCAGCGTTTGGGAATCGTTGCATTCACTTGCATTATGCTTTACAGGCTCACAAAGTCAACCTCAGCTTCctggacaagaagaagaagaaaaagaaaaagcagcagcagcaggaggtgAAGAAAACCAGCTCGGTGTCAGAAAAAAGTCAAGCCGAGCAGCAAAGGTAGCGTCCGCGTCTTTGGTTTCCTCGCACCGTTTCCAGCAGCTTGTCGTTCAGGTCGACGTCTGAGAGCACTGAGGGAAAATCGTCTGAAAATGATGAAGAGGAGAAAGAGGAAGCTGAAGAGCAAGCGGTCTGCCACGTGGCGCAGGACCTTGTTACACCTGaggtgagcccccccccccccccccctcccaaatccTCGCCAGGGGAGCTTTCAATATTCACTTCCACCTCTCCAGGTTCCGGTCGAGTTTGATGTGGACTCTGAAAACCGCAACGATTGTTTCATGATTCCCGAGTACGCCAAGGACATTTTTGACTACCTCAAAAGTCGAGAGGTGAGCGGTGCAATCTGGTTCCGGCAagagttctttctttctttctttctttctttctttctttctttctttctttctttctttctttctttctttctttttttctttctttctttttttctttctttctttttttctttctttctttttttctttttttctttctttctttctttctttctttctttctttctttctttctttctttctttctttctttctttctttctttctttctttctttctttctttctttctttctttctttctttctttctttctttctttctttctttctttctttctttctttctttctttctttctttctttctttctttctttctttctttctttctttctttctttctttctttctttctttctttctttctttctttctttctgttttaTGATCCTTTTGGGCTCTCTGGGGCCCTACGTGTATTTCTTACGCTTGCTTTCAGGAGAAGTTTGTGCTGCAAGATTACATGTGCCAGCAGCCCAGCATCAACGCCGGGATGCGTGCCATCCTTGTGGACTGGCTGGTGGAAGTACAGGTGAGTGGCGTCGTCACGTGCGAAGGCTACCCGTGCCACTCTcacactaccccccccccccccccccccccccccccctcacacacaccacCAGGAGAACTTTGAGCTCTACCACGAGACTCTTTACCTGGCTGTGAAGCTGACGGACCACTTCCTGGCACGGACCCCCATTCATCGCGACTCGCTGCAGCTAGTGGGCTCTACCGCCATGCTGCTGGCTTCCAAGTTTGAGGTACGCGGGTGTGGGTGCCTTTTGAGACCTGACAAGACCCGGAAGCAAGGTTCATTCCCGCTAAGAAATAGACTACACCGTGTGTTTTGCAGGAGCGCGACCCACTTTCCGTGGACAACTTCCTGTACATTTGTGACGACGCCTACAACAGGGAGCAGTTCCTCCGCATGGAGGCCAGCATCCTGCAAGCACTCTCTTTCGACATCGGCATCCCCGTTGCCTACCACTTCCTCCGGCGCTACGCCAAGGTAAGTCCCGAGCCAGTGTTCCTTCTTTGCATTTTCATTTGGCCAAAAGACTATCGGGAAAAGAGAAACTTTTGACAATGGCTTAAAGAGATCAATTAAGATAATAAATGGCGTGATGTTTATCAATGGCAGCTACGCAAGTCACTCATGTGTTTTTGTGCCGCGTGTGCAGTGCGCCGGCGTGGGTATGGACATGCTGACACTGGCGCGCTACTTTAGCGAGCTGAGCCTGATGGACTTTGAGCTGGTGCAGGAGCGAAGCTCGCTGCTGGCGGCCGCCTGCCTTTTTCTTGCTCTGCTCACCAAAGATCTGCCAGGATGGGTACGGATTTGTGGCGACGCGTCGCCGGACGCCTTTCGTCTTGTCATTCTCGTTTCTGTGCTCGTAGCCGCCCGTCCTGCAGTTTCACAGCGGCTACGAAATTTCCGAATTGGCCCCCGTCGTCCGAAAGATTTACGCGATGGCGGcgcagcctcccagcagtgagCTGAAGGTGGTCCGCAGCAAATACTCCCACGAGTAAGATTACACACTACAAAATGATtaatattattactattatacaTTAAAACAAGGAAGAATTTGTTCACTACATCTTTGGGAATTTGGGTTTGTAATTGTGCATCAGAAACCACACCTAGTCattttccaactttttttttttctccatttgacTGTCAATTCAACTTCATAGTCTACTTCTGCAAACAGAAAACACACCACACACCTTTTTCTTTCTAATTCAACATTAATATTTAACGGGTGATTTTTCCAATTGATTTGTGTTCTGTCCCCCTTCCCAGGGTATTTTTCCGAGTTGCTTCCCTGCCACTGGTGGACTATGATGTCTTGGAGAAGACTTTAGAACCTCAAAGGTTCCCTCTGATACAGTTGTAAATAGTTAATatgttaaatatttatattcagTTTGTCCCATTTTATTGCTGTTGCAAAAAGTGTTCAGGTTCTTAAAAACATTTTAGTATTAATGTtcggcctttaaaaaaaaaaaaaaaaaaaaggtaacttGACAAAAGTAATTTTGTCCATTACTTTTCTAATGGCCCATGTGTATTAAGGTTTGCCAGTGTTTTAAAATAAAGATGTTTCATACTGTGAACGTCTCCATTTGACTTTTGTGGCGATTAAGACAcaagccgctagagggcagaagCAGACCAGCTAGCTCGTCTGGTGAGGTTAGGGTTAGCCTCATCACGGTTCAGTCGCTCGTGTTTTGTCATGACGTCACAGGTGCATCCTGTTGGCAACAATAGTAAACAAACCCTAACTATATTCCCCATATGTACAGTTCAATTTGCAAACATGAACAAAATCCATTCTCTTTCTAATATAAGTATTTACGCTTAATATTGTCATCATCGCTTTGTCAAAATTAATTAGATGACGTATAGCTTATTCAAGTTTATTTTGTCGGGAATATCCTGATTAGAATAGAGTCTAAGATGTAATTTCATTGAGGTTTGAATTTCAGTAAAGAGCCACCTTGCACCCGGTTACCGTAAAGGATTAATCTAACGGGTTTTGAGGCCTTCTGTGTCATTTTTTGCTGTTCTATTCTCTTTCTAAACCACGAGGTAGCCCCTAAGGACCACTTGGGTAACCTGTGAGCCTCTTTAATAGGATAGCTTGCTGTTTGTATTTGAATTATTCTGGGAGAAAAAAAGTAGTCGCTTCACTTATCACTCGGCTGCGTTTAatcttttgaaatgatttgcACAGAAGTAAATTTGGTCACAATATTGGGGGGGTATAGGGCAAAGATCACCCTTGCACCGAATGACTACATAATATTGTTCATAGAGAAGTGCTTGTGGCAGAAACAATTATGAGGGGGACATTTTATTACCAAGTATTTTGAACCAATTTGCTTCAAACTGATGGTAGCCATTTGCATTCAGCAGTAACCACGCCACTGCTCTCAGTTTCAaaaaggttgccgacccctgccCTTGACACTTTACAATGAACCTGTTAATTTGCTCTTCATGGCTGGTTGCACTTTTAACGCGTCTCCGACCAGACTTGCGTGGAAAGTGCTCTGTTCAACACCAAAGCACTCTTTCACATTAGCTTTGCAATCTCGTTTCTCATTTGGTGAGTCTCACGGGCCGCTACCCCTACTCCGCCTTTAGCCAACACGATGCTTATTAGAAATGGAGCTTATTTTCTGCCATGGAGGCGAGGAGTAGTTAGAGGAGTTGATCCATACTTTGGGTGGACAATGTTTAGCcacgggggggggtgggggtggatggagggggggaggggcggGAGGGGTGTGGGTGGGGGTGGAAGGTGGCGGGGGGAGGCGGAGGTGAGGGGGTGGGCAGAGGAGGGGGCAGGAGGGGGGGGTGGGgcagggggggggcggggggagggCCGTGGGGGTGGATGGGCGTAATTTCTTTATctatatgtttatttttttttatattcttttttctgtttattttttattttttttatatgttttttttttttttagtttttttttttattattttaatcttttttatttttttttttctttctttttttttttttctttttttttttttttttttttttttttattttctaatttttttttttttattctcattttttcttattttttttttttttttttttttttttatcttctttatttatttttatttttttatttttttattttttaatattttttctatttttttttcttttttttcaatttaagtGACATACATCCCTTTCATCCCTGGGGTCTCATATGATGTGATTCATTAACCCGCTGTTATGTTTTTCCAGAGTGCGAAGAAGGCGGTCGTTGGCTAGTGAGACCACAAGACAGACACGCTCGTCGACACAACAACCCAACGTCCCGTCGCCTTGCCGTGATGCTCGTAGGTGAGCTCAACACGCAATTGAGTCTTTTACATCAGGTTTAAAACCTTTAGATAGCGTACCAGAAGTTATGGAATGATTTTGCCTCATGTTGCCTTTCATTAGAGTCACAAGTTAGCTTTGTGAAATGTTGACTTTTTGTCCATTCTTGTTAAGATGTTCTTGCGCTTCTTCTAGTGAGGATATTTTGAAATATATCTCGTGGCCAAAATCACACATTACCCTGGAGCCTCTTTTTCCTTGAGGAGCACAATGCATCATCAGATATATATTGATAACTGCTGCGTCCCCCTCGGGCTAGTACCAAATATCGACAAACTAAGGCTTGGCTACGCTCGCCCTGCAAATTCAATATTGATTCAGCACATTTACAGGTTGTCTGGATTGAGGCTGCCTTCCTTCCaccaaataacaacaaaatgatGAGGCAAGCAAGCGATGGGCCTTTTAGCTTTCAAATCTGAAAATTGGATTATTGTGCATGACAAGAATTAGTCGAAAGGAAAGTTGGATACATAAGGGTCAACCTTCAGGCCTTCGGCTTCCATCTCTCAGTTGACCGAATGAAGGCCACCAAACAGCGTCGTCATGTTCCCAAACAATACAAATACGCGTGAGCTGAAATACACTGGTACAAATCCACTTTCCAATCCATTTTTGGGCATTAATCAGGTGTCGCATCCCTGCCCCCCCTAATCTCTTTTGTAatattacacacacactcacacacgcacacaccagtTGGCACCCTTCATTGTGCGTCATTATGCAAACAGGACTGGAACAGTCTAGAAAGCTCTTGTATCTTATATAAATTCAAAGTGGAGCACATACGCTGACGCCTACAGGTGTGTtgtacgcacacacaaatacacacacacacttacactgCACACACTCGAGCAGCATTATCATCCGCCCTTCTGACATGAcacaaaatgtcttttaaaaGATGGCCGGCATGCGTCATCAGcttatgtttgtattttttttccccccatttccACAAGCTTGtaacttttctttccttttgatCCTGGACTGCATCATATTGACAGAtcctaaaaatgtattttgtatgtGGCCTTTTTGGGTCAGTATAGCGTGGCCACACTATTGTTTCAATGTCAAGGCGGCTTCGGTCTAGGGATGCAGCTTCAATTAGAATTGGCTCTATCTCGTGGTCACGAAGGAAATTATGAATCGGGGGCACCTTATTCCACTCGAAACGAAAGACGTTTCAAAGTCCTCATCTGGTCGGAACACAAGTCTTTTGTCTCGCTGTCTTCGTACTGCCGTACTGATCATCCGTCTGGGAGGTTCAGGCGTGTGATCAGCTGCTCTCTGTTCGTTTAACTTCTTCAAGGTCACAAAGATAAAAAGCCACAGGAAAACTTTGCCAGCCCTACAAGCTGTCTCAATGTTTTATGTTGTAATTGGCTTTTGTGCGTCTGCAGAAGTGTGCAATGGAAAACGCTTTTTCTTCAAGGACAGGGACCTCGGCGCCGTTCACACGAGGGAGATGGCCACCAGGTCTCAGCacacaaagatgatttttttccttttttttttttttaatcccactTTTTATCAGCAAAGTTGGATTTTGGAGTCAAGCCTCCAATTTGGTTGCTTTCCCGAGGTTCAGCTCACATTTAAGTCATTGCTCATTTGCTGACAGAAAGACCAAGTGCTTGGAGAATTCAAAGAAACCGCAAGCGTCAGTCTTGCAGTATCACCTTGGGGTGCCATTGGACCTCAACCTGGCCTCTGAATGTCATTATGATGCATTATTTACCAGACGTCAGtgaagaggtgtgtgtgtgtctgatttGATCACATCAGAAGAATTGACGTCATGCAACTCGGAGTTAAGATTCCACATTTGCAAACtttatatcatttatattattCTGCCATGTGCTTGTCTTCAATCACTCTGAAGTGACCGATTGAATCTTTATCGAAGCAAACGATTGCTGACTTTGGGTCATTTTAAGTGGATGCAGCACTTCGCGAGCTGATTGGTTGACTTGAAAAGGAGCGCTGACAAATCTGCGTTTGCATTCTTCACATTCAACTTGAAAATGTTTCCCATGCATCCATCCGTGAAGATCTTTCTTGCTTTTTGCgctgctgcctttttttttttttgcgttctCACTCATCCACAGAAGGGTCTGCTTCTTTCTGGTTCCCTTTTtgggaagacccccccccccccccttccgctTGCGCCATATTGCACTGTCAGTGTCAGAGCAAGACGCATCCGTCTCGGAGCCTCATTTGCGCTCTCCATCTGCCGGCGCCTGGACTCGGGCTCGGGGCTCAAACGCACACTCACCTCAATCAAAGCATACATGTCTTTGCGGCTGCCTGACCTGAAAAGATGCTCGGCGTCAAGAGCACGTGTGTATTTATTCTGTGCATTGGCTCGCAAGAGTGCAATTGTGGGTGATTGTGGCTTTGAACAAATCCCTGACCTTTGTCTCCTTAATGCTGCAAAACTACTTGAGCATTTTTCATTGACTTAAATGGATCAATAGGTGGCTAATTGCTACTTTTGTCTCACGTCAACATCCGGTATTTTTTTTGGCACCAATATGAATTGCTTTGGCCTGAGCAGAGCAAAGGCTCTTAAACAAAAGTGCAtgtgaatttgaacaaaagctGCATCCCCTGGCATGTATTTGCATTCCGGGGGATCAAACGGTTTGTGTGCCATAACGTGACGAGCTCAACTGGCTTTTCGGGATTTACTGCATCAAAAAGAGCTTTTCTTCCCCGTTGGACTGATCACTTGTGAACTGGGAGAGGAGGTGTGTCTCGCATGTGCGTGCCTGAGTGTGCGTGTAGTGATTTAGTGTGCCACTTGGCTCTGGCAAGCGAGTTCATTCTCCTTCTGCCAATATAGTTAAATCGTTTGTTGCTGTTAGGGCAAAATCGTTATTGTGTTCGAAGACTCCAATGCTCTGTGTTGTCAGATGCGTGCgaggagagacagagagagagagagagagagagagagagagagagagagattatcTGCAGTTGTATCGCGCTTATTGCTTTGGAGGACAAGCTCACTTTGATCCGCGCTTACCTCAGCATCACATAAAACATGGCGTCGATGGCACGATCCAAATTAGCATCTGCCGCCATGGGCTGCAAGCACACTCGTACCGCATTAAGACACCGATTGCATCAGCGATCAATGGCGCTTGAAGGCAGGCGGAGCCCCCCGAAAGAAAAAGATTACAAAACGTGACGACTCGACAATGGAGGCCTCTCGCTCTGTTGCATGTCGTTTGAATCAACAGGATTTTTTTGGTCCAAACTGTCAGCAGGAAGAAGCTTCACGCAGAACGACTGGCTGAATGTAGGAGCAGCCGTGATGGTTTGGTGACGTTGAGATGAACGTGTTTGATGGACTTGCATCAGTCTGGTGGTGCAAGACCGTGCAAGGCTTCACTCTGGTTTGGATTTGGTGGAACAAAATGCTTGAAATATACGGGGAAGAGAAATTGCAATTGAAGTCCATTTCGGGGAACTTGCATATTCATTGAGAACAAGCACGGTGGGCCAGGTGACATTGGACATGTTTGGTGGtcacctcagcaactggttaatcagtacggagggtcccagctcattgttttacaaggtcCTGGAAAATagaaactagtggagcattttagatgactaactaagcaagaatgtttccacatcatACGGAAAGTTTCAACAATTGAATGCTTAAACTTTtcagagtcaaggaaaggtaaaagttaataattctagtctacattccaacataatcatacaatcaagataatttgtcaaccctaacagCCATCTTCAAGTATATAAATCCCATGTGGTGTTCCACAAGGGTCTATCCCGGGACCATTACTATTTTATATCAACTTGCCGCCTCTCGCTCAGATTATGCCGCACCATTCCATTGCCATCTAGTTTGCGGGGAATTGCGCAATCCTGGTCAAGCTCTCAGGTGCTGCTAAACATCTGGACAAGCCACTCTTTAGCATCCCCAACATTTTCTGTTTATACGAGATTACTCACTAGGACAGTCACTTCTGGTTTAGGATTGACCCCGGTGGCGCTTTGATTGCGACCTTTCCTGTGTTCCAAGCAGACAATAGCGTGTGTCATCAACGTGGTTGTTTATCGCCTACTCACACCGGCTTGTGGATGAGCCACAAGAGGGATGAGAGTGACTACTGTTTGGCTCGGAGTGGAACTAAATGAATTTTGCACCATCTTTTTTAATCCGGTCAGTGTGGAGACCCAGCAACAAACGAGATGAAATCTAGCTtctaatttttattttcatcactATTTTATCTGGGATCCAGTTGGAAACCAATTACATCCAGGCAACGTGGCTTCAACTTTGACCTTGAAGGAAATCTCAAAGACTCTCCTCTCTCGTTTTCCAATCTCACAGGGTTGCCCAAGAACCACGAGTGACTCTGATTTGTCGAAAGATTTCATTTCGATCCTGGAGCTGTGAGGCTGAGTCACA is a window of Syngnathus typhle isolate RoL2023-S1 ecotype Sweden linkage group LG1, RoL_Styp_1.0, whole genome shotgun sequence DNA encoding:
- the ccnb3 gene encoding G2/mitotic-specific cyclin-B3 isoform X2, producing the protein MPSVRGRRGLVAAALNVPVEQQQQQQHEEQEVSKSKRSTSPCLGVPKLKKRTALVDMTNAHKVNLSFLDKKKKKKKKQQQQEVKKTSSVSEKSQAEQQRSTSESTEGKSSENDEEEKEEAEEQAVCHVAQDLVTPEVPVEFDVDSENRNDCFMIPEYAKDIFDYLKSREEKFVLQDYMCQQPSINAGMRAILVDWLVEVQENFELYHETLYLAVKLTDHFLARTPIHRDSLQLVGSTAMLLASKFEERDPLSVDNFLYICDDAYNREQFLRMEASILQALSFDIGIPVAYHFLRRYAKCAGVGMDMLTLARYFSELSLMDFELVQERSSLLAAACLFLALLTKDLPGWPPVLQFHSGYEISELAPVVRKIYAMAAQPPSSELKVVRSKYSHEVFFRVASLPLVDYDVLEKTLEPQRFPLIQL
- the ccnb3 gene encoding G2/mitotic-specific cyclin-B3 isoform X3; amino-acid sequence: MPSVRGRRGLVAAALNVPVEQQQQQHEEQEVSKSKRSTSPCLGVPKLKKRTALVDMTNAHKVNLSFLDKKKKKKKKQQQQEVKKTSSVSEKSQAEQQRSTSESTEGKSSENDEEEKEEAEEQAVCHVAQDLVTPEVPVEFDVDSENRNDCFMIPEYAKDIFDYLKSREEKFVLQDYMCQQPSINAGMRAILVDWLVEVQENFELYHETLYLAVKLTDHFLARTPIHRDSLQLVGSTAMLLASKFEERDPLSVDNFLYICDDAYNREQFLRMEASILQALSFDIGIPVAYHFLRRYAKCAGVGMDMLTLARYFSELSLMDFELVQERSSLLAAACLFLALLTKDLPGWPPVLQFHSGYEISELAPVVRKIYAMAAQPPSSELKVVRSKYSHEVFFRVASLPLVDYDVLEKTLEPQRFPLIQL
- the ccnb3 gene encoding G2/mitotic-specific cyclin-B3 isoform X4, which encodes MPSVRGRRGLVAAALNVPVEQQQQHEEQEVSKSKRSTSPCLGVPKLKKRTALVDMTNAHKVNLSFLDKKKKKKKKQQQQEVKKTSSVSEKSQAEQQRSTSESTEGKSSENDEEEKEEAEEQAVCHVAQDLVTPEVPVEFDVDSENRNDCFMIPEYAKDIFDYLKSREEKFVLQDYMCQQPSINAGMRAILVDWLVEVQENFELYHETLYLAVKLTDHFLARTPIHRDSLQLVGSTAMLLASKFEERDPLSVDNFLYICDDAYNREQFLRMEASILQALSFDIGIPVAYHFLRRYAKCAGVGMDMLTLARYFSELSLMDFELVQERSSLLAAACLFLALLTKDLPGWPPVLQFHSGYEISELAPVVRKIYAMAAQPPSSELKVVRSKYSHEVFFRVASLPLVDYDVLEKTLEPQRFPLIQL
- the ccnb3 gene encoding G2/mitotic-specific cyclin-B3 isoform X1; protein product: MPSVRGRRGLVAAALNVPVEQQQQQQQHEEQEVSKSKRSTSPCLGVPKLKKRTALVDMTNAHKVNLSFLDKKKKKKKKQQQQEVKKTSSVSEKSQAEQQRSTSESTEGKSSENDEEEKEEAEEQAVCHVAQDLVTPEVPVEFDVDSENRNDCFMIPEYAKDIFDYLKSREEKFVLQDYMCQQPSINAGMRAILVDWLVEVQENFELYHETLYLAVKLTDHFLARTPIHRDSLQLVGSTAMLLASKFEERDPLSVDNFLYICDDAYNREQFLRMEASILQALSFDIGIPVAYHFLRRYAKCAGVGMDMLTLARYFSELSLMDFELVQERSSLLAAACLFLALLTKDLPGWPPVLQFHSGYEISELAPVVRKIYAMAAQPPSSELKVVRSKYSHEVFFRVASLPLVDYDVLEKTLEPQRFPLIQL